One part of the Sciurus carolinensis chromosome 6, mSciCar1.2, whole genome shotgun sequence genome encodes these proteins:
- the LOC124987025 gene encoding protein SET codes for MAPKRQSSLQSQTKKPKLPPAPRQADSSASPGLPKEKEQQEAIEHIDEVQNEIDRLNEQASEEILKVEQKYNKLRQPFFQKRSELIAKIPNFWVTTFVNHPQVSALLGEEDEEALHYLTRVEVTEFEDIKSGYRIDFYFDENPYFENKVLSKEFHLNESGDPSSKSTEIKWKSGKDLTKRSSQTQNKASRKRQHEEPESFFTWFTDHSDAGADELGEVIKDDIWPNPLQYYLVPDMDDEEGEGEEDDDDDEEEEGLEDIDEEGDEDEGEEDEDDDEGEEGEEDEGEDD; via the coding sequence ATGGCCCCCAAACGCCAATCTTCGCTCCAGTCTCAAACGAAGAAACCCAAACTGCCTCCTGCCCCAAGGCAGGCGGATTCATCGGCCTCTCCGGGCTTGCcgaaggaaaaagaacaacaagaagCAATTGAACATATTGATGAAGTACAAAATGAAATAGACAGACTTAATGAACAAGCCAGTGAGGAGATATTGAAAGTAGAACAGAAATATAACAAACTCCGCCAACCATTTTTTCAGAAGAGGTCAGAATTGATCGCCAAAATCCCAAATTTTTGGGTAACAACATTTGTCAACCATCCACAAGTGTCTGCACTGCTTGGGGAAGAAGATGAAGAGGCGCTGCATTATTTGACCAGAGTTGAAGTGACAGAATTTGAAGATATCAAATCAGGTTAcagaatagatttttattttgatgaaaatccttactttgaaaataaagttctctCCAAAGAATTTCATCTGAATGAGAGTGGTGATCCATCTTCAAAGTCCACTGAAATCAAATGGAAATCTGGAAAGGATTTGACGAAACGTTCAAGTCAAACGCAGAATAAAGCCAGCAGGAAGAGGCAGCATGAAGAACCAGAGAGCTTCTTTACCTGGTTTACTGACCATTCTGATGCAGGTGCAGATGAATTAGGAGAGGTCATCAAAGATGATATTTGGCCAAATCCATTGCAGTACTACTTGGTTCCTGATATGGATGatgaagaaggggaaggagaagaagatgatgatgatgatgaagaagaagaaggattGGAAGATATTGATGAAGAAGGGGATGAGGATGAAGGTGAAgaggatgaagatgatgatgaaggggaggaaggagaggaggatgaAGGAGAAGATGACTAA